A stretch of DNA from Spirosoma endbachense:
TGGCTATGTCTGATTATTGTCAGGCCAAAGATATCTGCGCTTTAACGGCCTGATTGATGACGAACTGCCGGGCTTCGTCGTATTCTTCAGGCGTTCGCAAATGTTCGAGCAGCAACGGCACCTCCTGCGGCAATGCTGTTATATTTCGGAGGTATGTACCATAATCCATTTCGCCACGACCCGGCATAGTTTCAGCAAAATGTCCATCCTTGCCATAAACATCTTTCGCGTGAGACGAGACAATCCAGCGGCCTAACAGGCGGAATGTCTCATTGATCAGGGCAGTATTGTTGTAATAGCGCGCAGGACTGTTAATGATATTGGCAATATCGATATGTGCTCCAAACGCTGGCCTGTCAATTGCTTTGATAAATTTCAGGTATGATTCCGGGCCGTCAGGCAAGCTCCAGCCCATCATTTCAAGCGCAAATCTGGCTTTTTTAGGCTTTACACCATCAATCACTTTGCGGCAATTCTCGACCGTAGCGTCGAAGTATTCGCGGGTCAGGTTGCGGGCATCAGGACCGTCCCATTGTTTTAGGTTGTAGGAACCGCCAATATTGACACAGGTCAGTGCGCCAACGGCTTCGGCTAACGCCAACCGTTCCGTAACGTAATTCAGGTTTTTGCGTCGCTTTTCAGCATTCTGATCCAGCATATTTACCCAGGCACCTACCTCGGCAATGATCACATTCTGCCCTGCAAATGCTTGCCGAACGGCATTGATTTTAGTAGAATCCTTAAGGTCAACGGCAGGAACATAGGCTGAACTGTAGTTTAACCGTCGATGCTCCCTTGCCAGCTCCTCCGGATCGTCGCTTTTCAGGAAAATAGGCCCGCCTAACCGCAATGGCTTTTGCGACACGGAGTTTGATGTAGCTATAGACGGCGTAGTCAGCAGACCACCCGACAAAATGGCCGACGACCGCAGGAAGGCACGACGCGAAACAGGATTCATTAGCTCTTAGCGTTAGACAGTGTCTGGAATAGCGCTAAAAGTTTTATGGGTTGCGGTCTTACTCCATGCCCATTTTCAACACTTGCCCTACTTCTTTGTGATAGAGTCGACCAATGGGTAGTTCATGTCCCGCAACGTCGACATAGCTGGGTGTGTAGGCCTTTATTTTGTCGATCGCTACGATAAACGAGCGATGAATCCGCAAAAAACCAGATTCGGGCAACATCTCTTCCAGTGAGCTAATGCTTTGTTTAACCACCAACGGACGAGCGTCGGCCGTACTAATTTTAACGTAATCCTTCAAACTCTCAATGTAAAGGATGTCGCGGGTAAATACCTTAACCATCTTGCGATCAACCCGAAAATAAAGAAACGTATTAGTATGCAGAGCCTCGGCGGGTTTCTCGACGGATAAAACAGAAGGTATCTCTCCATGTCCGGCTTGGGTCGGCAATTGCTCTACTTTCATGACCTTGGAAACCGCCCGCAGAAATCGCTCAAAAGGAATAGGTTTGAGCAGGTAATCAACCGCATCGAGTTCGTAGCCTTCCAACGCATAATCGCGATAAGCCGTTGTAAAAATAATTTTAGGTGGCTGCCGTAAGCTACGCACAAAGTCGGTTCCGAGTAGCTGAGGCATTTTGATGTCCAGAAATAACAGATCAACCGACGTTGCCTGCAATACGCCAAACGCCTGAATAGCATTATGACACTTACCCACGACCTCCAGCCCATCTACCATGCCGACATACGTCTCGATCACTTCCAGTGCATGAGGTTCATCATCAACCAGTAAACAGCGTATTTTCATCATAATTTCTATTAAGCAACCGCTGCCAGTTGGGAGGGTGGCAGGGCTATGCCGGGTTGGGCTGGCACCAGTTCCAGTGTCAGCATAACCATAAACGTTTCTTCACCAGCTACGATGCGTAATTCGTGTCGGTCGGGGTATAACAACTGCAGGCGTTTCTGAACATTCTGCAGCCCAATGCCTCCTACATAGACCTCTTCCTGTGCTACAAGTTCCCGACTATTAATGACTTTAAATTTAAGCACCGTATCCTGAATCGATACGTCCACGTGCATCCAGGCCTGTTCGAGTTGCTCGCTGGTACCATGTTTGAACGCATTTTCCAGAAATGGAACCAGTAATAAGGGGGCAATCAATTTATTCTCATAATCGCCGGAGATATTGAGCGACATATCCAGCCGGTCGCCATAGCGCAATTGCTCCAGACCGATGTAGTTGCGCATAAACGTAATCTCTTTCTCTAAGGACACTTCCGGTACATTGCAGTCGTAGAGCATGTATCGAAGCAGGTCCGAAAGTTTCAGCACTACTGCCGGAGACCGGTCAGATTTATTAAGTGTGAGTGCATACAGGTTATTCAGCGTATTGAACAGAAAATGAGGGTGTACCTGCGATTTTAACAGCTGCAACTCTGCCTGCAATTTCTCTTTATCTATTTGCTGATAAGCCTGTTGTTTCAGATACCAGACTTTTACCAGTTTGATAGCGGCCGCAAAACCACCAATTGTGATGGCTCCCCGCAAACCAGCCATCATGGCAAAGAAAAATGTATTTCCTGATGTTCGTAGTTCCAGGCAAACACGAACAGGATCAACAACATAGGTGGTTAATAAAGCTGAAACAAACGCTGTGACAAGAACCAGCAGGATAATATTGATCAGCATCCACCCATATCGGCCCTTAAACAAAAATTGGGGCATTAGCCAATAGAGAATACTATAGGCAAAAAACATGTGAGAAGGCATAAATAACACAGCATCCAGCCCTGCAATACCGATGCCCTGAAACAGAGCCCGCGGCCAGGAAACACCCTGGCGAATAAAATAACCGACTGGTAGAAATCCGTACGTAAACGCAAAAAACAGCGTCCATACCAACCAGAACAAGCCATGGCGGGTCAGCCGTATACGAAGCTGGTTTGAGAAGACAAATTGTCTGGTTAAAAGTTGCATACATCTGCCGATTGCTTACCCGAAATTAGATAAACAGAAGCAGTTCACCTACAAGCCACGACAATAGTCGACAAACGACCCGCTTCCGTCGCTGAACAACAGAATTTGGTCGCAAATAACATTGATAGACAGTTGATTGCTGTCTGATGGCCTACCAGCGTTACCGGGCGATATTTCAGGTGGCCTATAACTGGGATTTCTACATTTGACTCAGTTATCGACTAAAGTAGACCGCAGAGACATAATCCAGCTAAAAGCTGAAATGCGATCCCGGAAAGTACCACAACCAAAAACACAACAATCCAATGAACACCATCTCACAAATCCGCCTGGCCTTCGTAGCCATCATGCTTGTCGCATCTTCGTTTGCCGCAAAAGCGCAGATGAAATCGGAACCTCCTGTAGCCAAAGAAGGATTCTGGGTAGTTGAAACGCCCGCCAAAAGCCGCCAATGCACAGTAAAGTTCTACACCAATGATCAGAGATTGATTTATGAAGAAACCGTAAATCGCAGTCTGAACATTAAACGCCTGCAAACCAAACGCCTGTTAAACATCGCACTGGAGCAGGCAATGTTTGTCTGGAACGCCACCCACCAGATTCCAACCGACCGGCAATGGGTAGCAGTCCGTTTCGAAAAAAAGTAACCTGACGAGGTCGGGCAACGAACGAGTTCATTTGTTCGTTGCCCGACAGATTAATAAAGGGGTTGAGGGGTAAATTTTTGTCGTTGCGCGCTTTGATCAGCGTACGTGTAAAGCTTACCTTCATGCAATCCAACAGACGCAAATTCATAAAAAGCCTGTCGGCGGCTTCGGCGCTGGTCGCAACAGAGAGCGTAGCCCGACCATTCGGGATGCCGTCCTACATCCCGAATTTGATGAAAATCAGTCCGAACGACAAAATTCGGCTGGCCACGATCGGCATGGGAATTCAGGGCAACTTCGATACCAGAGCGGCTCTGCGCAACCCCGATGTCGAATTGGTTGGTGTGTCTGATCTGTACGATGGTCGGCTTGAACACGCTAAAACTGCATTCGGTAAAGACAAAGAGCTTTTCGCCACCCGCGATTATCGCGAAATTCTGGCCCGCCCTGACATCGATGCTGTTATTGTCGTTGTGCCCGACCACTGGCACGACCACATTACCATTGCTGCCCTCAAGGCAGGTAAGAACGTCTATTGCGAGAAACCGATGGTACAGCACCTGAGCGAGGGGAAAGCGGTGATCGATGCCTGGAAGAAATCAGGAAAGACGATGCAGGTGGGTAGCCAGCGCATTAGCAGTGCCGCCTTTCAGGAAGCCAAACGACTCGTTGATGCTGGCGAAATTGGCCCGATTAACTATATCGAATCGAATAACGATCGTTTCAATGCCATTGGCGCCTGGCAATATTCCATTCCACCCGACGCATCGACCCAAACTCTTGACTGGGATCGCTTTCTGGGCGATGCCCCCAAGCGTCCATTTGATGCCAAACGCTTTTTCCGCTGGAGGAACTACAAAGACTACGGCACGGGCGTCGCAGGTGATTTGTTCATCCACTTGATTACGGGTGTTCATTTCGTTACAAATACACTCGGCCCAACGCGCATCTACTCGTCTGGAAATCTTGCCTACTGGAAAGATGGGCGTGATGTACCTGATGTCATGTCGTGCATTATGGACTATCCCAAAACCGACCAGCACGAAGCCTTCCAGATGGTTTTGCGGGTAAATTTTGCCAATGCAGGTAAAATCAACGACGTAACGCGGATCATTGGTAGCGAAGGACAGATCGAGTTTTCGGAAAACAACCTTATCATGACCAAGAAGAAACTGCCCGTTGCTCCGGGTTACGGCGGCTACGATAGTTTCTTTACGTTTACCGAGCCTGTACAACAGGAATTTGTGAAGCAATACGACGTACAGTATCCGCCCGAAACGCGCACAGCAGAACCTGTGAAGGAAGTGAAGTTTGAAGCACCGAAAGATGACGATGCCCATGCTAAACACTTCGCCAATTTCTTCGAAAATGTGCGTCTTGGAAGCCAGGGAACCGTTGAAGATCCGGTATTCGGTTTCCGGGCAGCGGCTCCGGTACTAGCCTGTAATGAAAGCTATTTTGAGCAGAAGGTCGTTTACTGGGACCCTGTCACGATGACCCAGAAAAACCCGACCGCTAAAACAACGCCCAAGAAAACGCTTGCCTCAGCCAAAGCAACGGCAAAAAAATCGTAAACCATCCTCTTTTCAGGAAGCACCCCACCAAAGAAATTCATATTTTCTGGTGGGGTGCTTTTGTGTTGGTAAGCTCTTGAAAACCAAGGGTGGATTTTCCTGTGTATATATTCTGTCGTTCGTCAGAATTTTTAATTAGTATGGAAAACTCCACCACTACACTTACCCGCCCACGCCAGCACAGATTAAGTTGGCAACTTGGACGCGTCTGCTTACTGGCGCTTACGCTCTGGATTATAGTAGATTTATCGATACCAGTACGACATGATCTGAGCCAGTTCGACGCGCGAGCGGTATCAATGATGGAAACTGCGATGTGGCGATCCTACTATGAAAAGAAACCCGTTTTATTGTTCTGGCAGTTGTCGACATGTATGCGACAGCAATTTCATGCCCCATTCTGGCGGTCATTCAAACTAGTACTCTTCCAATTTAATCCTTACATCAACTTGGATTACAAGCCGGATTCACCTGCTCATACCACCGCTTGAGTTTGGTTTCCGCTGTAACTGCGGTAAAACTCCAATGCACCTTCACAGCANNNNNNNNNNCTAGCTAGCTAGCNNNNNNNNNNGGGAATACGGACCTGACTACTGGGGTATCTAAGCCTGTTTGCTCCCCACGCTTTCGCACCTGAGCGTCAGTCTTCGTCCAGGGGGCCGCCTTCGCCACCGGTATTCCTCCAGATCTCTACGCATTTCACCGCTACACCTGGAATTCTACCCCCCTCTACGAGACTCAAGCTTGCCAGTATCAGATGCAGTTCCCAGGTTGAGCCCGGGGATTTCACATCTGACTTAACAAACCGCCTGCGTGCGCTTTACGCCCAGTAATTCCGATTAACGCTTGCACCCTCCGTATTACCGCGGCTGCTGGCACGGAGTTAGCCGGTGCTTCTTCTGCGGGTAACGTCAATGAGCAAAGGTATTAACTTTACTCCCTTCCTCCCCGCTGAAAGTACTTTACAACCCGAAGGCCTTCTTCATACACGCGGCATGGCTGCATCAGGCTTGCGCCCATTGTGCAATATTCCCCACTGCTGCCGCCCGTAGGATAGCGCATTTCANNNNNNNNNNCTAGCTAGCTAGCNNNNNNNNNNTCGTATGCTACTGATTTCTGTGTACATTAAATCGGTAAGCTTATGTATATTAGCGTATTACAACGAAATAAGAAAAGTAGAAAGTCGCTGCATTTTAAGCGAATGGTTACCGAAGTCTATCGAGCCGAAATCGCTCAGCCCGCCGACATCCAGCAATATCTGCACATCCCGCTGACCGAATTACGGCAGTTGAATCGATGGTATTTCAAGCACCGATTAGCGCCTTATTTGTACCCCTATCGCTGTTATAAATCCATGAAAAAGCACAACCAAGATGCCTATGTTAAAGCCCTTGAACGACGCCTGGCTGCTACGGAAGAGGAAAATAAACTCCTTAAGCTAAAAGCCGAAGCCTTTCAAACGGCCATCCAACTTGCCGAAGAGCAATTTCAAATCCCTATCTTAAAAAAGTCTGGCACCAAACGGTCAACCAACTGACTCGTCGCTATCCCTTGGTGGGCATGGAGCAGTTATGTGGGCTGTTTGGGTTAACACGACAAGCTTGGTATGCGGCTACCCGGCGTCAGGAGAAACAAGGCTTTCAGGCAACTATTGTCCTGGCTGAAGTCAGACGATTACGAAGGCAGGTGGCAGGCTTAGGAACGACTAAATTGTATGAATTGATGCAGGAGTTTCTGGCCTCTCATCAAATCAAGCTAGGACGTGATAGGCTTCATAATCTACTAAAAGTCAATGGCTTGTTGCTGACAAAGAAACGATCGAGAATCAAAACAACCGACTCTGATCATGATTTAGAAAAGTACCCTAATCAAGTTAAGGAACTCAAACCGGATGGCGTTGGTCAGCTCTGGGTAAGTGATTTGAGTTACATTCGCGTGGGGATTGGCTTTGCTTATTTGTCGGTGATTATGGATGCCTACTCGCGTAAAATTGTGGGTTGGTCCTTCCATAAAACATTAGAAGCCAAGGGGCCCGTAGCCGCTCTGGAGATGGCGTTAAAAACGCGAAGTCAAACCGATCAATCGCTTATCCACCATTCCGATCGGGGTGTTCAATATTGTTCGGGAGCTTATGTGGATCGGCTGCGCCAAGCGACGATTACCATTAGTATGACCGAATCGGGTGACCCCAACGAGAATGCTTTAGCAGAGCGGGTTTTTCGGACTTTAAAGGAAGACTTTCATCTTTGGGGATTCCCTACGTTTAGGCTGGCCGAAACGGCCGTTGAGCAGGCCATTGGTGCGTACAATTCGGTACGACCGCATGCGTCTTTAGGCTATCAAACGCCTAATCAGGCTCACCAAGGTCAAGGCTATCCACCACTAAAATGGTACCCATACAAAAAAGTACGGTTCGGAAATGTGCAATATCAGGCTGATAATCAGTACTGTTCTCCTTTGTAAACCTATTCTAGTAGCATACGNNNNNNNNNNCTAGCTAGCTAGCNNNNNNNNNNCGGCTACGGTAAGCGGAGCGAGTTCAGCCAGTCTCACCAGCACTGGCACGGGTAGCTTCAGCCAGAGTGTCATCACCGGTAGCCAGCCATTGACCTATCAGCCTTCGGCGGCCGACATCGCAGCGGGTAGTGTGACCCTGCGGCTCACCAGTGCCGATCCCGATCTGAGCGGCAGTTGTTCCCGGGCAATCATCAGCCGGGTGCTCACCATCAGTGCCCCCCCCAGCCTGAGTATCACAGCCAGTTCGGCCAGTCNNNNNNNNNNCTAGCTAGCTAGCNNNNNNNNNNCCGAGGTGACATTGAGGGTGGCGACAGGATTGATGGTGACCGTGGCGGTAGCTACATCACTACACCCCCCTGTCGTCGTACCCGTCACCGAGTAGGTGCCGGCCACATTGACGGAGATGGACGAGCCGGTGGCGCCATTGCTCCACAGGTAGGTAGATGCTCCGGATGCGGNNNNNNNNNNCTAGCTAGCTAGCNNNNNNNNNNTGGTTGGCTCATTGCCTGCAAGTGTTGCGGTAGTACTGACTGTGCCATCGGTAATGGTTATTAGTTGACTACCCATTGCATTGGTCGCCGAAAGGGTTCCTCTGACACTATACTGGTTCGTGGCGGTATTGCAACCATCAGGGGCAACCACTAAGTTGAGCAGGCAAGGTGGTGTCACCGAGCAGGCGGCCGGGGCCATATAGGTGGTGGTCGTGGTTGAACAACCGGGCAGACTGGCGGTTACGGTATGGCTCTNNNNNNNNNNCTAGCTAGCTAGCNNNNNNNNNNACCGCCACGAACCAGTATAGTGTCAGAGGAACCCTTTCGGCGACCAATGCAATGGGTAGTCAACTAATAACCATTACCGATGGCACAGTCAGTACTACCGCAACACTTGCAGGCAATGAGCCAACCAGCTTCACCCTCAACGGGTTAACCAGTAGTGGCACCTTGCATACCGTAACAGCTTCAGCAACGAACTGTGGTATGGCCAGCACCACTTACACCGCACCGGCTTCCTGCTCGGGTACACCAACTGCCGGTCTGGGTGATTACGTCTGGAATGATTCCAATAAGAATGGTAGTCAGGATGCGGGCGAAGCCCCCATCCCCGGCGTGGTCGCTACCCTGTTCATCAATGGGGTCAGCTCAGCCACCACCCTGACCAATGCCACCGGCTTCTACTCCTTCACCGGATTGACTCCAGGCTCAAGTCTCTCCTACTCAGCGGGCTTCTCCACTCCGGCGGGCTTCTCCGCCACCAGCCAGAATCAGGGGGACGATGACACCAAAGATTCGGACGCCGATCCCTTTACTGGCAAAACTCAGTCCGTCACCCTGTTGGCGGGGGAGTTCAATCCTACCCTGGATGCAGGCTTCTATGGCGCTAACCCCGAGCTCAGGTTGGACAAACGGGTCGACAAGTCGAAAGCTAAGGTTGGGGATGTGCTCTCCTACAGCCTGGTGCTCACCAATACGGGCTCCGCTCTGGCTTCCCATGTGGTCGTGCAGGACTCAACCTCTTCGGGTCTGAGCTATGTGCTCAATTCAGCCACGGCTCCCGTGGGTACCACCTTCACCCAGGGTACGCCCATCAGCCTGTGGACAGTAGCCAGCCTCAGCCCCGGCCAGAGTCTCACACTTACCTTCCAGGCCAAAGCCGATACCAGTGGTATCCTCTATAATACAGCCACCATTCCAGGAGATACGGCGAAGGTCTGTACGTCGATACCCGTCAAGATGTGCCTTGGCGATGAATACACCCTGACGGCACCTGCGGGACGACCCAGCTATCGATGGTTCAAGGATGGTGTGCTCATACCCGGACAAAGCAATAATGAATTGGTGGTCAACGAACCAGGTGCCTACAGTCTGGAGAATGACAATACCGGGGGACTATGTCCTACATTCTCGTGCTGCCCCTTCATTTTAGAACTCGATACGTTACCGAACTATCAGGCGGTGGCCATAGCTGCGACTTGTCAGGGCAATACGCCCCAAAACAATGGTCAAGTGGTGTTAAGCCAGTTCAATCCGAAACACACCTACCAGTACTCGGTAGGGGCTTCGTTCAACGCTGCCGCTTCGCTCTCGGGTCCAGCCCAGGTGATTCCCGCCAATGGGGTGCTTGTGAGCACCCTGGCCAGTCCGGGGGTTGCCACCACGTACACGGTGCGGGTTTATAACCAGTCAGGATGTTACACCGACATGACCGTATTATTGATNNNNNNNNNNCTAGCTAGCTAGCNNNNNNNNNNCCCGCTGCGATGTCGGCCGCCGAAGGCTGATAGGTCAATGGCTGGCTACCGGTGATGACACTCTGGCTGAAGCTACCCGTGCCAGTGCTGGTGAGACTGGCTGAACTCGCTCCGCTTACCGTAGCCGTCAGGCTGAGGGTATTGCCCGCACAAACCTGGGGGCTTGCGGGAAGCAACGTCAGGCTGACGGGAGTCTGGCAGCCACAGTTGAGGACGATGGTCTGGGAGTCGGAGCAACTGCTGCCCTGCGTGCGGACCACGACGGTGGCCGTGGTGCTGGTAGGGGCATTGAGGGTGAAGCTGTTGCTGGTGGTAAAGCTGCCCCCGTTGAGGCTGTACTCCAGGGTGCCACTGCCGGTATTGGTGGCATCGACGGTGAAGCTGGCCGTATTGTTGATACAGGCGCTGGCCTGGTCGATGCTGAGGATCTGGGGCAGTCCATGGACGGTGACGGTTACCGAGGTGGTACTCCGGCAGCCGCTGGCATTGGCCACTGTCACCGAGAAGGTGGCGGTGGTGGCGGGGCTGACGGGGAGCAGTCCGGTGGCGTTGATGGTACCCGTACTGAAGGAGTAGCTGGTTCCCCCGGTGGCGGTAAGGGTGGTCGACTGTCCGGCACAGAGGGTGGTCGATGAGGCCGTCAGGGCAGCAGCGGGTGCTGGACTGATGGTGACCGTAGCGGTGGCCACATCCGAACAACCTGTNNNNNNNNNNCTAGCTAGCTAGCNNNNNNNNNNTCCCCAACATTTTGCAAAGTCAGATTTTTAGCCCTTCTGTTTTTGCGGAGTGTCTCGCCCAGAGTCATTATTACTTCCATTGATTAACTCTTAATTAAATTTTTTCGTGAGTAGTGTTGTGTTTTACGACATACTGTTGTAATGTTGTGTCATAATTGACAATGTACATTTTAACAGTGTCAAAAACAACCGCGTAAATGTATGAACAAACCGGCGCTTTACCGGCAAAAGCCTGATAGACACTTTATTGAACGGNNNNNNNNNNCTAGCTAGCTAGCNNNNNNNNNNGCTCCCCAGTGAGACGAGAAAACGTTCATGAATAAGCTCCTGCCTGAGACGAAGACGTATGTATCTGCTCATAAATTTGGGCGTTTAATTGGACGGCTAGAAAATAGCCAACGCCATCGATGCGTTGGCTGTTTTACGAACGCTTTAGTCGCTTCGTAGGCTTTTAACCGGATTCATCAAGGCCGCTTTAACGCTCTGAAAACCCACCGTCAGCAGCGCCAGGCCTATGGCCGCCAATCCGGCGGCCACAAACAGCCAGCCACTTAGCGGTGTTCGGTAAGCAAAGCCCTGAAGCCAACCATGCATCAAATACCAGGCCAGTGGGCTGGCCAGTAGCAAGGCAATCAGGATCAAGAAGACAATTTCCTGACAAAGCAGAACTACAATTCCCGCGACACTTGCCCCTAATACCTTTCGGATACCGATTTCTCTGGCTCTTCGTTCTGTCGAAAAGATGGCCAGCCCCAGCAGGCCTAAACAAGAAATAAAAATAGTGATCCCCATCGCCAAGTTGGTTAGCCGCTCGGTTCGAAGATCGTCCGCGTACATCGTGGCAATACGATCGTCTAGAAACGAATAAGTAAACGGTTTCTCCGGGAAGACCCCCTTCCAGTCTGCCCCTAGTTTGTCGATGAGCGTCTGCAGCTCCTCAGCGGCCATGCCCTTAGCGGCTATTTTGACGGCGATGACGTTCTCTTTGGCAGGGTCGTGTCGGATGACGATCGGCCAGCTCGCTTGATGGAACGAGTTCTCATAAAAATCGGCTACCACCCCAGCAATCGGATAGACCTCGACAGGGCTGGCGACCAGCTCCTGGCCGATAGCCTGGCTCACATCGGCAAACCCCAAGGCATGCGCACACCGCTCACTAATCAGCACTTCCCGGCCACTGTCGGCTGGAAGCAAATTTCGCCCCGCAACCAGCTTCATCCCATAAAAAGGAACGTAATCCTGATTGCCGAAATGAAAGGATAGATCGATGGGTTTCTCCGGGCTGTTTTTCAGCCCACCGCCACCAAATCCACTATGCTTTTTGTCCATGGGTGACTTCCATTGTCGGATCACCTGCTCTACACCCGCTACTTGGCGGATCTTCTCCGCCAGTACCGCTAGCTTACCCAGCTCAGCCCTAGCCGGTAGCCGCCCCTTCGACTTGTCCGACCCGATCGTTGTGGTATGCATCGGGTTAGTTGGCTGACCACCGAGCGTAATGATGGCATCCGTCTTGAAACCCAGATTCGTATGCAGTACATACCGCAATTGCGAACCCATAACCAGCGACGCAATGATAAACACCAGCGAGATCGTAAACTGGAAGACGATCAGTCCTCGGCGCAGCGTTGCTTTTCCAGTGCCCGCTGTCGTCGTGATTCCTTTCAGCGTCATTACGGGCTGATAGCGGCCCAATACCCTGGCCGGATAAAACCCCGCCAGCAGCGTGGTCACCGCCGTTACCAGCAGAAAAAATACAATAGTCGTACGATCCACCTGTAAAGAAACGCCCGCTGGGATCAAATCGGCGAACACGTTCATCACCGGCCGAACCAGTAGCGCAGCAAGCACCACGGCGGCTACGGTCAACAAGAGGGATTCGGTAAAAAACTGCACAGCGATGCCCGACCGGTTACCACCCAGCACCTTACGAACGCCGATTTCTTTGGCTCGTTGCCGGGATTGGGCCGTTGACAAATTGACAAAATTGACAATGGCCAGAACAAGGATAAATCCAGCCACCGCCATCAGCGAGTACAAGACCGGTAAACTGGCCTTTCTGCCCTCACCCCCATAGTCGGGATAAAAGTGGCTACCCGACAGCGGTTTGATCTGGGCGGTAAAACCCGACTTGGGGCCATAGTGCCGTTTGGCAAAGGGGATAAATTGCGCATCAATCTGGGCAGGGGTTACATTCGTTGCCAGTTTAATGATCACCTGGCTGGAGCGATTCAACTTATCCCAGCGATCCAATGTAATGTCTGTCTTCAAAAAACTGGCGGGGATCGTCGCATACGAGATCCACTGGCTGAACCGAAAATCACTGTTTCCCTGCCAATCGGC
This window harbors:
- a CDS encoding IS3 family transposase is translated as MEQLCGLFGLTRQAWYAATRRQEKQGFQATIVLAEVRRLRRQVAGLGTTKLYELMQEFLASHQIKLGRDRLHNLLKVNGLLLTKKRSRIKTTDSDHDLEKYPNQVKELKPDGVGQLWVSDLSYIRVGIGFAYLSVIMDAYSRKIVGWSFHKTLEAKGPVAALEMALKTRSQTDQSLIHHSDRGVQYCSGAYVDRLRQATITISMTESGDPNENALAERVFRTLKEDFHLWGFPTFRLAETAVEQAIGAYNSVRPHASLGYQTPNQAHQGQGYPPLKWYPYKKVRFGNVQYQADNQYCSPL
- a CDS encoding sugar phosphate isomerase/epimerase family protein; the protein is MNPVSRRAFLRSSAILSGGLLTTPSIATSNSVSQKPLRLGGPIFLKSDDPEELAREHRRLNYSSAYVPAVDLKDSTKINAVRQAFAGQNVIIAEVGAWVNMLDQNAEKRRKNLNYVTERLALAEAVGALTCVNIGGSYNLKQWDGPDARNLTREYFDATVENCRKVIDGVKPKKARFALEMMGWSLPDGPESYLKFIKAIDRPAFGAHIDIANIINSPARYYNNTALINETFRLLGRWIVSSHAKDVYGKDGHFAETMPGRGEMDYGTYLRNITALPQEVPLLLEHLRTPEEYDEARQFVINQAVKAQISLA
- a CDS encoding LytR/AlgR family response regulator transcription factor, which encodes MKIRCLLVDDEPHALEVIETYVGMVDGLEVVGKCHNAIQAFGVLQATSVDLLFLDIKMPQLLGTDFVRSLRQPPKIIFTTAYRDYALEGYELDAVDYLLKPIPFERFLRAVSKVMKVEQLPTQAGHGEIPSVLSVEKPAEALHTNTFLYFRVDRKMVKVFTRDILYIESLKDYVKISTADARPLVVKQSISSLEEMLPESGFLRIHRSFIVAIDKIKAYTPSYVDVAGHELPIGRLYHKEVGQVLKMGME
- a CDS encoding sensor histidine kinase, giving the protein MQLLTRQFVFSNQLRIRLTRHGLFWLVWTLFFAFTYGFLPVGYFIRQGVSWPRALFQGIGIAGLDAVLFMPSHMFFAYSILYWLMPQFLFKGRYGWMLINIILLVLVTAFVSALLTTYVVDPVRVCLELRTSGNTFFFAMMAGLRGAITIGGFAAAIKLVKVWYLKQQAYQQIDKEKLQAELQLLKSQVHPHFLFNTLNNLYALTLNKSDRSPAVVLKLSDLLRYMLYDCNVPEVSLEKEITFMRNYIGLEQLRYGDRLDMSLNISGDYENKLIAPLLLVPFLENAFKHGTSEQLEQAWMHVDVSIQDTVLKFKVINSRELVAQEEVYVGGIGLQNVQKRLQLLYPDRHELRIVAGEETFMVMLTLELVPAQPGIALPPSQLAAVA
- a CDS encoding Gfo/Idh/MocA family protein; this encodes MQSNRRKFIKSLSAASALVATESVARPFGMPSYIPNLMKISPNDKIRLATIGMGIQGNFDTRAALRNPDVELVGVSDLYDGRLEHAKTAFGKDKELFATRDYREILARPDIDAVIVVVPDHWHDHITIAALKAGKNVYCEKPMVQHLSEGKAVIDAWKKSGKTMQVGSQRISSAAFQEAKRLVDAGEIGPINYIESNNDRFNAIGAWQYSIPPDASTQTLDWDRFLGDAPKRPFDAKRFFRWRNYKDYGTGVAGDLFIHLITGVHFVTNTLGPTRIYSSGNLAYWKDGRDVPDVMSCIMDYPKTDQHEAFQMVLRVNFANAGKINDVTRIIGSEGQIEFSENNLIMTKKKLPVAPGYGGYDSFFTFTEPVQQEFVKQYDVQYPPETRTAEPVKEVKFEAPKDDDAHAKHFANFFENVRLGSQGTVEDPVFGFRAAAPVLACNESYFEQKVVYWDPVTMTQKNPTAKTTPKKTLASAKATAKKS
- a CDS encoding SdrD B-like domain-containing protein → TATNQYSVRGTLSATNAMGSQLITITDGTVSTTATLAGNEPTSFTLNGLTSSGTLHTVTASATNCGMASTTYTAPASCSGTPTAGLGDYVWNDSNKNGSQDAGEAPIPGVVATLFINGVSSATTLTNATGFYSFTGLTPGSSLSYSAGFSTPAGFSATSQNQGDDDTKDSDADPFTGKTQSVTLLAGEFNPTLDAGFYGANPELRLDKRVDKSKAKVGDVLSYSLVLTNTGSALASHVVVQDSTSSGLSYVLNSATAPVGTTFTQGTPISLWTVASLSPGQSLTLTFQAKADTSGILYNTATIPGDTAKVCTSIPVKMCLGDEYTLTAPAGRPSYRWFKDGVLIPGQSNNELVVNEPGAYSLENDNTGGLCPTFSCCPFILELDTLPNYQAVAIAATCQGNTPQNNGQVVLSQFNPKHTYQYSVGASFNAAASLSGPAQVIPANGVLVSTLASPGVATTYTVRVYNQSGCYTDMTVLL